Proteins encoded within one genomic window of Triticum aestivum cultivar Chinese Spring chromosome 2D, IWGSC CS RefSeq v2.1, whole genome shotgun sequence:
- the LOC123051982 gene encoding uncharacterized protein — MAIPEELRRYWLPILLAAAGFLFQLLVLPKSFPPSHYDALGIPTFAPVEKVVEAYELLSREWLAETNDRSTVDIIKIRYAYELLTNPVWKRDYDLFGLDHHTDIFERVKEQYQKEHFLKIDLPLLKDSLIHSTGHAFNVITRDSLMSAIAEDYPLLIQVYSKGSPRCAQFFEYWKQIDTRLDGVANTAMVELGDVQLAGYFAEKRFSQQPFFRNGIPALVAYPANCRSPSCYMRYPGELTVDSVVNWVASSIVGLPRILYYSKETLGPQFIGKSSHHKVKAIFFSSTGERAAPFLRQAAQEYSSYASFAFVLWKEEESQIWWNSLGVESAPALVFLKGPGAKPVVYHGTFSKSEFTEIMEEHKHQELQQLRSDTSLDLGCDARGHSRAGKEIMIWYCVIAAGRPGVELSKKRQILRKAQDQLLSAAGESATGNLENLVEVASAATALKNDRLTFVWLDGELQKKICAFYLATDYHGACGPRGFEDDNDKPEVFIVRFQRNATYEALKADKKNNLIETLQGQDTPDASQLVARYNGPDGILEINKWVSQIIKDGDTREIPYFTSKVPDLVPEETNKEWLSGTKGIRSAGKSLKERVQNSGFSFRDYLTDPRIGPALLMLACISWGTIWFKNIQSAQKTPKDEAPKDKTDKRRRPKLSTTLFGQPESSADPEPRDARQWEIEDSDSD, encoded by the exons CGCTCGGAATCCCGACGTTTGCGCCGGTCGAGAAGGTGGTCGAGGCATACGAGCTGCTCTCCAGAGAGTG GCTTGCTGAAACAAATGACCGGTCAACTGTTGATATTATAAAG ATCCGTTATGCGTATGAGCTGCTGACAAATCCAGTTTGGAAGCGGGACTATGATCTTTTTGGTCTGGATCATCATACG GATATCTTCGAGAGAGTCAAAGAACAATATCAAAAAGAGCACTTCCTGAAAATAGATCTACCTTTGTTAAAAGATTCTTTAATTC ATTCGACCGGTCATGCCTTCAATGTAATCACACGTGACTCATTGATGTCTGCTATTGCTGAAGATTACCCGTTGCTCATACAG GTTTATTCAAAGGGGAGTCCTCGCTGCGCTCAATTTTTTGAGTACTGGAAGCAAATTG ACACTCGACTGGATGGCGTGGCCAACACTGCTATGGTAGAACTTGGTGATGTGCAACTGGCGGGGTATTTTGCAGAAAAAAGGTTCTCTCAACAGCCATTTTTCCGCAATG GTATACCAGCTCTTGTTGCATATCCTGCTAACTGCAGAAGTCCATCCTGTTATATGAG GTACCCAGGTGAGCTAACTGTGGATTCTGTTGTCAACTGGGTGGCATCATCAATTGTTGGTTTACCTCGGATCTTGTACTACTCAAAGGAGACACTG GGACCCCAGTTCATTGGGAAGAGTAGCCATCATAAG GTCAAGGCTATCTTTTTCTCAAGCACTGGGGAGCGTGCGGCTCCATTCCTTCGCCAAGCTGCCCAAGAGTATTCGAGCTATGCATCTTTTGCATTTGTCCTATGGAAAGAAGAGGAATCCCAGATCTGGTGGAATTC ATTAGGAGTGGAATCGGCTCCTGCACTTGTTTTCTTGAAGGGGCCAGGTGCCAAGCCTGTTGTATACCATG GAACTTTTAGTAAGTCCGAGTTCACAGAGATAATGGAGGAGCATAAGCACCAAG AACTCCAGCAGCTAAGAAGTGACACATCTTTGGATCTTGGTTGTGATGCTAGAGGTCATTCACGCGCTGGGAAAGAAATAATGATATGGTATTGTGTAATAGCTGCAGGTCGCCCTGGTGTAGAATTAAGTAAAAAGAGACAA ATTTTGAGGAAGGCCCAGGACCAACTACTCAGTGCTGCTGGTGAAAGTGCTACTGGGAATTTGGAAAATTTAGTAGAGGTAGCAAGTGCTGCAACTGCCTTAAAAAATGACAGGCTGACCTTTGTTTGGTTGGATGGAGAATTACAGAAG AAAATTTGTGCCTTCTACCTTGCCACTGATTACCATGGAGCCTGTGGTCCTAGAGGTTTTGAAGATGACAATGATAAGCCTGAAGTATTCATTGTCCGTTTCCAAAGAAATGCAACATACGAGGCGTTGAAAGCCGACAAAAAGAATAATCTTATAGAGACTCTCCAAGGACAGGACACTCCTGATGCCTCCCAGCTAGTGGCTAGGTATAATGGCCCGGATGGAATTCTGGAG ATAAACAAGTGGGTCTCTCAGATTATCAAAGATGGAGATACTAGAGAAATTCCTTACTTT ACTTCCAAGGTACCAGATCTTGTACCCGAAGAAACAAATAAGGAATGGTTAAGCGGTACCAAAGGTATCCGCTCGGCAGGGAAAAGTTTAAAAGAGAGGGTTCAGAACAGTGGCTTCAGTTTCAGAGATTACTTAACTGACCCAAGGATTGGTCCAGCTTTGCTGATGCTTGCATGCATTTCATGGGGAACAATATGGTTCAAGAATATCCAATCAGCTCAGAAGACTCCAAAG GACGAAGCTCCTAAAGACAAGACCGACAAACGTCGCCGTCCAAAGCTTAGCACGACACTCTTTGGTCAACCTGAATCCAGCGCGGATCCTGAACCCAGAGATGCTCGTCAGTGGGAGATAGAGGACTCAGATTCAGACTGA